A genomic window from Candidatus Andeanibacterium colombiense includes:
- a CDS encoding PA0069 family radical SAM protein, with protein MAPKPPTHGRGAQSGALSRRFNLPAREVDGDWRDEAEEIDGPPPKLRTTVTVEHPRTILSFNKSPDIGFDRSINAYRGCEHGCIYCFARPTHAYLDLSPGLDFETKLFAKPNAPELLRKTLAKKNYQPRPIAMGTNTDPYQPIEGTWRITRRILEICLETRHPVTITTKSDRVTRDLDLLAELARHRLTHVAISVTSLDPQLSRKLEPRAPTPARRVDALRRLAEAGVPAYASIAPVIPAITDDQIEAILDAVGKAGVSGAGWILMRLPHEVAPLFREWLQIHFPDRAEKVMGIVRAMRGGRDNVPEFHKRFQPEGPWAELFRARFRLAKQRAGIPGERFPLDLSQFRPPPPDRGDGQMDLFGGGR; from the coding sequence ATGGCCCCAAAGCCCCCCACCCACGGCCGCGGCGCGCAGTCCGGGGCGCTGTCGCGGCGCTTCAACCTGCCCGCGCGCGAGGTGGATGGGGACTGGCGCGACGAGGCGGAGGAGATCGACGGGCCGCCCCCCAAATTGCGCACCACGGTCACGGTCGAGCATCCTCGCACGATCCTCAGCTTCAACAAATCGCCCGACATCGGCTTCGACCGCTCGATCAATGCCTATCGCGGCTGCGAGCACGGCTGCATCTATTGCTTCGCGCGGCCGACCCATGCCTATCTCGATCTCTCGCCCGGGCTCGATTTCGAAACCAAACTGTTCGCCAAGCCGAATGCGCCCGAGCTGTTGCGCAAGACGCTGGCGAAGAAGAACTATCAGCCGCGCCCGATCGCGATGGGGACGAACACCGATCCTTATCAGCCGATCGAGGGGACCTGGCGCATCACCCGCCGGATCCTCGAGATCTGCCTCGAAACCCGCCATCCGGTGACGATCACCACCAAGTCCGATCGGGTGACCCGCGATCTCGACCTGCTGGCGGAGCTTGCACGACACCGGCTGACCCACGTCGCGATCTCGGTCACCAGCCTCGATCCGCAGCTGTCGCGCAAGCTTGAGCCGCGCGCGCCGACCCCCGCCCGGCGGGTCGATGCGCTGCGCCGGCTCGCAGAGGCGGGGGTGCCGGCCTATGCCTCGATCGCGCCGGTCATCCCGGCGATCACCGACGACCAGATCGAGGCGATCCTCGACGCGGTCGGCAAGGCCGGGGTGAGCGGCGCGGGCTGGATATTGATGCGCCTCCCGCACGAGGTCGCGCCGCTGTTCAGGGAATGGCTGCAGATCCATTTCCCCGACCGGGCGGAGAAGGTGATGGGGATCGTGCGGGCGATGCGCGGCGGGCGCGACAACGTGCCCGAGTTCCACAAGCGCTTCCAGCCGGAAGGCCCGTGGGCCGAGCTGTTTCGCGCGCGCTTCCGCCTCGCGAAGCAGCGCGCCGGAATCCCGGGCGAGCGCTTCCCGCTCGACCTCAGTCAATTCCGCCCGCCACCGCCCGATCGGGGCGACGGACAGATGGATTTGTTCGGCGGCGGGCGCTAA
- a CDS encoding IS1595 family transposase gives MKTKAPTLRQFQDRFPTEESCLEHLMRTRFGDRHECQGCAKSAHYYRVAKRRSYACEYCGYQLYPTAGTPFDRTRTSLRDWFFVMFQFCASRNGVAAKEVERQLGVTYKTAWRMCHEIRKYMGAVDGDDAIGGFGRTVEIDETFIGGFMPGGMGGKGKAIVLGMKQRGGDIVTRVVPTRRGADLLPIIRDTVKAGSEVHTDEHQAYGALAVMNGYAHKRVNHSLGEYHTKAGVGINSLEGFWAALKRGINGTHIHVSPKHLPKYLAEFEFRHNRRLAPQGMLWELMFSFRR, from the coding sequence ATGAAAACGAAAGCCCCCACGCTCCGCCAGTTTCAGGACCGCTTCCCCACGGAAGAAAGCTGCCTTGAGCATCTGATGCGCACCCGCTTCGGGGATCGCCATGAGTGTCAGGGGTGCGCCAAGTCGGCCCACTACTACCGTGTTGCTAAGCGCCGTTCGTATGCCTGTGAGTATTGCGGCTATCAGCTCTATCCGACCGCAGGGACGCCCTTCGATCGCACCCGCACTTCGCTGCGCGACTGGTTCTTTGTCATGTTCCAGTTCTGCGCTTCGCGGAACGGCGTTGCTGCCAAGGAAGTCGAGCGCCAGCTTGGCGTGACTTACAAGACCGCTTGGCGCATGTGCCACGAAATCCGCAAGTATATGGGCGCGGTGGACGGTGACGATGCCATTGGCGGATTTGGCCGCACTGTCGAAATCGACGAGACTTTCATTGGCGGTTTCATGCCCGGCGGCATGGGCGGCAAAGGCAAGGCAATCGTTCTCGGCATGAAACAGCGCGGCGGCGACATTGTCACGCGCGTTGTTCCTACTCGTCGCGGTGCCGATCTCCTCCCGATCATTCGCGACACGGTGAAGGCGGGAAGCGAAGTCCATACCGATGAGCATCAGGCTTATGGCGCTCTGGCGGTTATGAACGGCTACGCTCACAAACGGGTCAATCACTCGCTTGGCGAATATCACACGAAGGCTGGCGTCGGCATCAACTCGCTGGAAGGATTCTGGGCCGCCCTAAAGCGCGGCATCAACGGAACCCACATTCACGTCAGCCCGAAGCATCTTCCGAAGTATCTGGCGGAGTTTGAATTTCGCCACAATCGTCGCCTTGCTCCGCAGGGGATGCTTTGGGAACTGATGTTTTCTTTCCGGCGCTAG
- the moaB gene encoding molybdenum cofactor biosynthesis protein B: protein MAVDPERIFKPINIALLTVSDTRGPDEDTSGDILAERIGSAGHTLAARALEKDDVPAIANRLTGWIDDKGIDAVVITGGTGLTGRDVTPEALDRVKDKDIPGFGELFRWISYQSIGTSTVQSRACAVLARGTYIFALPGSNGAVKDGWDGILAEQLDSRNRPCNFVELMPRLLEK from the coding sequence ATGGCCGTCGATCCAGAGCGGATATTCAAGCCGATCAACATCGCATTGCTGACCGTGTCCGACACGCGCGGACCGGACGAAGACACCTCGGGCGACATCCTCGCCGAGCGGATCGGGAGCGCCGGCCACACGCTCGCCGCGCGTGCGCTGGAGAAGGACGATGTGCCGGCGATCGCGAACCGTCTCACGGGCTGGATCGACGATAAGGGGATCGACGCGGTGGTGATCACCGGCGGCACCGGCCTGACCGGCCGGGACGTGACCCCCGAAGCGCTCGACCGGGTGAAGGACAAGGATATCCCCGGCTTCGGCGAATTGTTCCGCTGGATCAGCTACCAGAGCATCGGCACCTCTACCGTCCAGAGCCGCGCCTGCGCGGTGCTCGCGCGCGGGACGTATATCTTCGCCCTGCCCGGCTCGAACGGCGCGGTGAAGGACGGGTGGGACGGGATCCTCGCGGAGCAGCTCGACAGCCGCAACCGGCCGTGCAACTTCGTGGAGCTGATGCCGCGGTTGCTGGAGAAGTAA
- a CDS encoding lytic transglycosylase domain-containing protein translates to MLAGATLLSAASPALADSAEYFALRSTHTEVPALLPQSDRDYYKALFAAIDKEDWKTVQSMFDQRKDGPLHKVALAEFYLSARSPKVEASQLEDWFRGAPPLPEAEKLARMGQKRGLTNLPSLPSAQNFYRQPTLPKRTRPSAIDDGTVSAALRAGILDRIDKDDPDGARLLLDAADAGLSTDARAELRQRIAWSYYIENRDPDALAMARTVDEGTGPWVAEGDWVAGLAAWRTGDCNTSLDGFERAGRGSTNNELTAAAHYWASRAATRCRMPDRSGEHLKAAAQLDQTLYGMLAAEQLGTTLPQRFAKPDFDDHDWNKLQDKEPVRVAIELTEIGRDDLASQVLLYQAKIGDASDYEPLSRLARGLGLPATQLYMANNAPMGGQADPAARFPAPRWMPVTGWQVDPALAFAHALQESNFQTAVVSPAQAKGLMQITPITVREHAPSLNLSAPAVDLTDPRVNLAFGQQNLEMLRDAPATGGYLPKIMAAYNAGLAPVTRWNTQINDQGDPLLWMESIPYWETRSYVAIVMRNYWMYERQANSDSPSRKALASGKWPTFPGQPSSGRVWLSAKD, encoded by the coding sequence ATGCTGGCAGGTGCCACATTGTTGTCGGCAGCCTCGCCCGCATTGGCCGACAGCGCCGAGTATTTCGCGCTGCGTTCGACGCACACCGAAGTCCCCGCGCTGCTGCCGCAGAGCGACCGCGACTATTACAAGGCGCTGTTCGCCGCGATCGACAAGGAAGACTGGAAGACGGTCCAGTCGATGTTCGACCAGCGCAAGGACGGCCCGCTGCACAAGGTCGCGCTGGCCGAATTCTACCTCTCCGCCCGTTCGCCCAAGGTCGAGGCCTCGCAACTTGAGGACTGGTTCCGCGGCGCGCCGCCGCTGCCCGAAGCCGAGAAGCTCGCCCGCATGGGCCAGAAGCGTGGACTGACGAACCTCCCCAGCCTGCCCTCGGCACAGAATTTCTACCGCCAGCCCACGCTGCCCAAGCGCACCCGGCCAAGCGCGATCGACGACGGCACCGTCTCCGCCGCATTGCGCGCCGGTATCCTCGACCGGATCGACAAGGACGATCCCGACGGAGCCAGGCTGCTGCTCGACGCAGCCGATGCCGGCCTCTCCACCGACGCCCGCGCCGAACTGCGCCAGCGGATCGCATGGTCCTATTATATCGAGAACCGCGATCCCGACGCGCTCGCAATGGCCCGCACGGTAGACGAAGGCACCGGTCCGTGGGTCGCTGAGGGCGACTGGGTCGCCGGCCTCGCCGCATGGCGCACCGGTGACTGCAACACCTCACTCGACGGCTTCGAACGCGCCGGCAGAGGCAGCACCAACAACGAGTTGACCGCCGCCGCACATTACTGGGCAAGCCGCGCGGCGACCCGCTGCCGCATGCCCGACCGCAGTGGCGAGCATCTGAAGGCCGCCGCCCAACTCGACCAGACGCTCTACGGCATGCTGGCGGCCGAACAGCTCGGCACCACCCTGCCGCAGCGCTTCGCCAAGCCGGATTTCGACGATCACGACTGGAACAAGCTGCAGGACAAGGAGCCGGTGCGCGTCGCGATCGAGCTGACCGAGATCGGGCGCGACGATCTCGCCAGCCAGGTGCTGCTGTACCAGGCCAAGATCGGCGACGCCTCCGATTACGAACCGCTCTCGCGCCTCGCCCGCGGCCTCGGCCTGCCGGCGACCCAGCTCTACATGGCCAACAATGCGCCGATGGGCGGCCAGGCCGATCCGGCCGCGCGCTTCCCCGCGCCGCGCTGGATGCCGGTGACCGGCTGGCAGGTCGATCCGGCGCTGGCCTTCGCCCATGCGCTGCAGGAATCGAACTTCCAGACCGCCGTGGTCAGCCCGGCACAGGCGAAAGGGCTGATGCAGATCACTCCGATCACCGTACGCGAACACGCGCCGTCGCTGAACCTGAGCGCTCCGGCGGTCGATCTGACCGATCCGCGCGTGAACCTCGCCTTTGGTCAGCAGAACCTCGAGATGCTGCGCGATGCGCCGGCGACGGGCGGATACCTGCCCAAGATCATGGCCGCCTACAACGCGGGCCTCGCCCCGGTGACCCGCTGGAACACCCAGATCAACGACCAGGGCGATCCGCTGCTGTGGATGGAATCGATCCCCTATTGGGAGACCCGCAGCTACGTCGCCATCGTCATGCGCAACTACTGGATGTACGAACGCCAGGCGAACAGCGATTCTCCGAGCCGCAAGGCACTCGCCAGCGGAAAATGGCCGACCTTCCCGGGCCAGCCGTCCAGCGGCCGGGTGTGGCTGTCCGCGAAGGACTAG
- a CDS encoding electron transfer flavoprotein-ubiquinone oxidoreductase produces MSERESMEYDVVIVGAGPAGLAAAIRLKQISPETTVCILEKGSEVGAHILSGAVVDPKGLDELLPAWRETCSLARTPVTDNWHWVLGKTGKLSVPHLLMPPLMSNQGCYTGSLGNLCRWLAEQAEGLGVEIFPGFPAAEVLYGEDGAVKGVITQDMGIAKDGSHKPDYTPGIELHGKYTLFAEGARGHLTKRLKAKFDLERDCQPQTYGLGIKELWDIAPDKHVPGRVIHTQGWPLSESGSWGGGFLYHQENGQVALGFVTALDYANPYVYPFEEFQRWKQHPAIREILEGGRRVSYGARAINEGGWQSVPKLEFPGGALIGCTAGFVNVPRIKGSHTAIKSGMLAADAVAEALEAGRSGDELTGYGASLRSSWIAKELQQVKNAEPLVAKFGGNLGTLLAGVDMWMRTLRIGLPFTLGHHTDASETGKAKDYQPIAYPKPDGKLTFDRLSSVFLSNTNHAEDQPSHLLLKDPKIPTEVNLPVYAGPEARYCPAGVYEFVGVEEGNPALVINAQNCVHCKTCDIKDPTQNIEWVTPEGGGGPNYPNM; encoded by the coding sequence ATGAGCGAACGCGAGTCCATGGAATACGATGTCGTGATCGTCGGCGCGGGCCCTGCCGGGCTCGCCGCGGCGATCAGGCTCAAGCAGATTTCGCCGGAAACAACGGTCTGCATCCTCGAAAAAGGCTCCGAAGTCGGTGCGCATATCCTCTCGGGTGCGGTCGTCGATCCCAAGGGGCTGGACGAATTGCTGCCCGCATGGCGCGAAACCTGCTCGCTCGCGCGGACTCCCGTCACCGACAATTGGCACTGGGTGCTCGGCAAGACCGGCAAGCTGTCGGTGCCGCATCTGCTGATGCCGCCGCTGATGAGCAACCAGGGCTGCTACACCGGCTCGCTCGGCAATCTATGCCGCTGGCTGGCCGAGCAGGCCGAAGGGCTCGGAGTCGAGATCTTCCCGGGCTTTCCCGCAGCGGAAGTCCTCTACGGCGAGGACGGCGCGGTGAAGGGCGTCATCACGCAGGACATGGGCATCGCGAAGGACGGCAGCCACAAGCCCGACTATACCCCGGGGATCGAGCTGCACGGCAAATACACGCTGTTCGCGGAGGGCGCGCGCGGCCACCTGACCAAGCGGCTCAAGGCGAAGTTCGACCTCGAACGCGATTGCCAGCCGCAAACCTACGGCCTCGGGATCAAGGAATTGTGGGACATCGCTCCCGACAAACACGTCCCCGGCCGGGTGATCCACACCCAGGGCTGGCCCTTGAGCGAAAGCGGCAGCTGGGGCGGCGGGTTCCTCTACCACCAGGAGAACGGCCAGGTCGCGCTCGGCTTCGTCACCGCGCTCGATTATGCCAATCCCTATGTCTATCCGTTCGAGGAATTCCAGCGCTGGAAGCAGCACCCGGCGATCCGCGAAATCCTCGAGGGCGGGCGGCGCGTTTCCTATGGCGCGCGCGCGATCAACGAGGGCGGCTGGCAATCGGTGCCCAAGCTCGAATTCCCCGGCGGCGCGCTGATCGGCTGCACCGCCGGCTTCGTCAACGTCCCCCGGATCAAGGGCAGCCACACCGCGATCAAGAGCGGCATGCTCGCCGCCGACGCGGTGGCCGAGGCGCTGGAGGCTGGCCGTTCGGGCGATGAGCTGACCGGCTACGGCGCATCGCTGCGCTCGAGCTGGATCGCGAAGGAACTGCAGCAGGTGAAGAACGCCGAGCCGCTGGTCGCGAAGTTCGGCGGCAATCTCGGTACGCTGCTGGCGGGCGTCGACATGTGGATGCGCACGCTGAGGATCGGCCTGCCGTTCACGCTCGGTCATCACACCGATGCGTCGGAGACCGGCAAGGCGAAGGACTACCAGCCGATCGCCTATCCGAAGCCCGACGGCAAACTGACCTTCGACCGCCTGTCCTCGGTGTTCCTCTCGAACACCAACCATGCGGAGGACCAGCCGAGCCATTTGTTGCTCAAGGATCCGAAGATCCCGACCGAGGTCAACCTGCCGGTCTATGCCGGGCCCGAGGCGCGCTATTGCCCGGCCGGGGTGTATGAGTTCGTCGGAGTGGAAGAGGGCAACCCGGCGCTGGTGATCAACGCCCAGAACTGCGTCCACTGCAAGACCTGCGATATCAAGGACCCGACCCAGAACATCGAGTGGGTCACGCCCGAAGGCGGCGGGGGCCCGAATTATCCGAATATGTGA
- a CDS encoding 4-(cytidine 5'-diphospho)-2-C-methyl-D-erythritol kinase, with the protein MKETAYAKINLALHVRRRREDGYHELETLFAFVDQGDVLGARQAPEDEISVSGEFAGALTDPFDNLVARALTKLPRADGLAITLEKNLPVSAGLGGGSADAGAVFRLVERMHGLPEDWRERAARLGADVPACVDSITCIGRGTGTELAPAGGDLSGTPVLLVNPREPLSTGPVFKAWDGIDRGPLPDGTARAIALEGRNDLEAPAIALCPPIAEVLAALAATDPFLARMSGSGATCFALFDDPAHLRAASDRLAQTHPQWWRMEGGLR; encoded by the coding sequence GTGAAGGAAACCGCCTACGCCAAGATCAACCTCGCGCTGCATGTCAGGCGGCGGCGGGAGGATGGGTATCATGAGCTGGAGACGCTGTTTGCGTTCGTCGACCAGGGCGATGTGCTTGGCGCGCGGCAGGCGCCGGAGGACGAGATCAGCGTTAGCGGCGAGTTTGCCGGCGCGCTGACCGACCCGTTCGACAACCTCGTTGCTCGCGCTCTCACCAAGCTGCCGCGCGCAGATGGCCTCGCGATAACGCTCGAAAAGAACCTCCCCGTATCAGCCGGGCTGGGGGGCGGCTCGGCCGATGCGGGTGCGGTGTTCCGGCTGGTCGAGCGGATGCATGGGTTGCCCGAGGATTGGCGCGAGCGCGCGGCGCGGCTTGGCGCCGATGTGCCGGCCTGTGTCGATAGCATCACCTGTATCGGGCGCGGGACCGGGACTGAGCTGGCGCCGGCCGGCGGCGATCTGAGCGGTACTCCGGTGCTGCTGGTCAATCCGCGCGAGCCGCTGAGCACCGGGCCGGTGTTCAAGGCATGGGACGGAATCGACCGCGGGCCGCTGCCCGACGGCACCGCGCGCGCAATCGCCCTCGAAGGCCGCAACGATCTCGAAGCGCCCGCCATCGCCCTCTGCCCGCCGATCGCCGAGGTACTGGCCGCGCTCGCCGCGACCGATCCGTTCCTCGCCCGCATGTCCGGCTCGGGCGCGACCTGTTTTGCATTGTTCGACGATCCTGCACACTTGCGCGCCGCCTCGGATCGACTAGCGCAGACACATCCGCAATGGTGGCGGATGGAGGGCGGATTGCGGTGA
- a CDS encoding N-formylglutamate amidohydrolase translates to MIHEAYRLIGTPRFGGILLVSDHASNRVPEGIDLGIDPALMQDHIAIDIGVGAIGEMMAEQPGIAAFQGNVSRLVCDFNRAEDAPGLVPHTSDGHAIPGNVGEGVREARIAAYYHPYHNALTQLLEDVPQALILSLHSFTPQLRSNADQQRPWNCGILYNRVERPARMAIPLLEAEGLVVGDNEPYSGKLLNFSMNRHAEADGRPYIGIEVRQDQIGHAAGQAEWAERLVRLCNRVAIELEG, encoded by the coding sequence GTGATTCACGAGGCATACCGGCTGATCGGCACCCCGCGCTTCGGCGGTATCCTCTTGGTGTCGGACCATGCCTCGAACCGTGTGCCTGAAGGGATCGACCTCGGCATCGATCCGGCGCTGATGCAGGATCACATCGCGATCGACATCGGGGTCGGCGCGATTGGCGAAATGATGGCCGAGCAGCCCGGCATCGCGGCGTTTCAGGGCAATGTCAGCCGCTTGGTGTGCGACTTCAACCGCGCCGAGGACGCGCCCGGGCTGGTTCCGCACACGAGCGACGGCCATGCGATCCCCGGCAATGTGGGCGAAGGCGTGCGCGAGGCGCGTATCGCGGCCTATTATCACCCGTATCACAATGCTTTGACGCAGTTGCTTGAGGATGTGCCGCAAGCGCTGATCCTCTCGCTCCACAGCTTCACCCCGCAGCTCAGAAGCAATGCTGACCAGCAGCGCCCGTGGAATTGCGGCATCCTCTACAATCGGGTCGAGCGCCCCGCGCGGATGGCGATCCCGCTGCTTGAGGCCGAAGGGCTGGTGGTCGGCGACAACGAACCCTATTCGGGCAAGCTGCTCAACTTCAGCATGAACCGCCATGCCGAGGCTGACGGGCGGCCCTATATCGGGATCGAAGTGCGGCAGGACCAGATCGGCCACGCGGCCGGGCAGGCAGAGTGGGCCGAACGGCTGGTGCGGCTGTGCAATCGGGTGGCGATCGAGCTGGAGGGGTGA
- the ilvD gene encoding dihydroxy-acid dehydratase, producing MPAYRSRTTTHGRNMAGARGLWRATGMKDSDFGKPIIAVVNSFTQFVPGHVHLKDLGQLVARQIEAAGGVAKEFNTIAVDDGIAMGHDGMLYSLPSRDLIADSVEYMVNAHCADAMVCISNCDKITPGMLMAAMRINIPVVFVSGGPMEAGKVVIKGKEVALDLIDAMVAAADETMTDEEVTEIERSACPTCGSCSGMFTANSMNCLTEALGLSLPGNGSQLATHSDRQQLFERAGRLIVTLAKRYYEEDDESVLPRTIAGFEAFENAMSLDIAMGGSTNTVLHLLAAAHEAGVNFTMEDIDRLSRRVPCLSKVAPAKNDVHMEDVHRAGGIMAILGELDRAGLLHTALPTVHSPTMGDALADWDIRLTNNPMVQEFFKAAPGGVPTQTAFSQSRRWDELDTDRQHGVIRSAEHAFSKDGGLAVLYGNIALDGCIVKTAGVDESILKFTGPAKVYESQDAAVAAILTDQVVAGDVVVIRYEGPRGGPGMQEMLYPTSYLKSKGLGKACALITDGRFSGGTSGLSIGHASPEAAEGGTIGLVREGDPIEIDIPNRTIHLAVSDEELAHRRAAQDAAGWHPAKPRPRKVSAALQAYAAMTTSAAKGAVRDVSQLKRG from the coding sequence ATGCCTGCCTATCGTTCCCGCACCACCACCCACGGCCGCAACATGGCCGGCGCGCGGGGGCTGTGGCGCGCGACGGGGATGAAGGACAGTGACTTCGGCAAGCCGATCATCGCGGTGGTCAACAGCTTCACCCAGTTCGTGCCGGGCCATGTCCATCTGAAGGACCTCGGCCAGCTGGTCGCGCGCCAGATCGAGGCGGCCGGCGGTGTCGCGAAGGAATTCAATACAATCGCGGTCGATGACGGGATCGCGATGGGCCATGACGGGATGCTCTATTCGCTCCCCAGCCGCGATCTGATCGCCGACAGCGTCGAATATATGGTCAACGCCCACTGCGCCGACGCGATGGTGTGCATCTCCAATTGCGACAAGATCACGCCGGGCATGCTGATGGCCGCGATGCGGATCAATATCCCGGTGGTGTTCGTCTCTGGCGGGCCGATGGAGGCCGGCAAGGTCGTGATCAAGGGCAAGGAAGTCGCGCTCGATCTGATCGACGCGATGGTCGCAGCCGCCGACGAGACCATGACCGACGAGGAAGTGACCGAGATCGAGCGTTCGGCCTGCCCGACCTGCGGGTCGTGCTCGGGCATGTTCACCGCCAATTCGATGAACTGCCTGACCGAGGCGCTCGGCCTGTCGCTGCCGGGCAATGGCTCGCAGCTCGCTACGCATTCCGACCGTCAGCAATTGTTCGAGCGCGCAGGGCGCCTGATCGTGACGCTGGCCAAGCGGTATTACGAGGAAGACGACGAGAGCGTGCTGCCGCGCACCATCGCCGGTTTCGAAGCGTTCGAGAACGCTATGAGCCTCGATATCGCGATGGGCGGATCGACCAATACCGTGCTCCATCTGCTCGCCGCCGCGCATGAGGCGGGGGTGAATTTCACGATGGAAGATATCGACCGGCTGTCGCGCCGGGTGCCGTGCCTGAGCAAGGTCGCCCCGGCCAAGAACGACGTCCATATGGAAGACGTTCACCGCGCCGGCGGGATCATGGCGATCCTCGGCGAGCTTGACCGCGCCGGACTGCTGCATACCGCGCTGCCGACCGTGCACAGCCCGACGATGGGCGATGCGCTGGCCGATTGGGACATCCGCCTGACCAACAATCCGATGGTGCAGGAATTCTTCAAGGCCGCGCCGGGCGGGGTGCCGACCCAGACCGCGTTCAGCCAGAGCCGCCGGTGGGACGAGCTGGATACCGACCGCCAGCACGGCGTAATCCGCTCGGCCGAACATGCGTTCAGCAAGGATGGCGGGCTCGCGGTGCTCTACGGCAATATCGCGCTCGACGGCTGCATCGTGAAGACCGCGGGGGTGGACGAGAGCATCCTCAAGTTCACCGGCCCGGCCAAGGTCTATGAAAGCCAGGATGCGGCGGTCGCCGCGATCCTGACCGACCAGGTGGTCGCGGGCGATGTGGTGGTGATCCGCTACGAAGGGCCGCGCGGCGGGCCGGGGATGCAGGAAATGCTCTACCCGACCAGCTACCTTAAATCGAAGGGCCTCGGCAAAGCCTGCGCGTTGATCACCGACGGGCGCTTCTCGGGCGGCACGTCGGGCCTCTCGATCGGCCATGCCTCGCCCGAAGCGGCCGAGGGCGGCACGATCGGGCTGGTGCGCGAAGGCGATCCGATCGAGATCGATATCCCCAACCGCACGATCCATCTCGCGGTGTCGGACGAGGAACTCGCGCATCGTCGCGCGGCGCAGGACGCGGCCGGATGGCACCCGGCCAAGCCGCGCCCGCGCAAGGTCTCGGCCGCGCTGCAGGCCTATGCCGCGATGACCACGAGCGCCGCGAAGGGCGCCGTGCGCGACGTCTCGCAGCTCAAGCGCGGGTAA
- a CDS encoding NAD(P)H-hydrate dehydratase, translating to MQAAEQALIDAGSNQASGVDALMQLAGRGAAEWIYRIAWPKPVTVLCGPGNNGGDGYVIAEGLRERGLPVTVVEAFEPATEAAHNARAAYAGGTAMSGELPFGAVLVDCLFGSGLTRPLDPETAELLRRLAGSHRYRIAIDLPSGIESDSGRALNDGLPSYDLTLALGAWKFAHWTMPAAASMGARHLVPIGIGEVPGAAQLLGRPKLAAPALDAHKYTRGLLAVVAGAMPGAALLASEAAMRGGAGYVKLAAHAPPAGTPADLVVQPDALADTRLSAVLIGPGLGRGDWAREKLAEAMRMPVPRVIDADALLLMRTDMLASRSAALVATPHEGELAQLADAFDVHASGKGGIARKLAQRVGMIVIAKGSDTLIAAPDGRVAIARPAPSWLSTAGTGDVLAGIVASRLATGTDGFDAACEAVWLHGEAARRAGPALTPSSLIAQIPAALAACL from the coding sequence ATGCAGGCGGCGGAGCAGGCGCTGATCGATGCCGGAAGCAATCAAGCCTCTGGGGTCGATGCGCTGATGCAGCTCGCCGGGCGCGGGGCGGCCGAATGGATCTATCGGATCGCCTGGCCGAAGCCGGTGACCGTGCTGTGCGGCCCCGGTAACAATGGCGGTGATGGCTATGTTATCGCCGAGGGATTGCGCGAACGCGGCTTGCCGGTGACGGTGGTAGAGGCGTTCGAACCCGCGACCGAAGCGGCGCACAATGCGCGCGCGGCCTACGCCGGTGGGACCGCGATGAGCGGCGAATTGCCGTTCGGCGCGGTGCTGGTCGATTGCCTGTTCGGTAGCGGGCTGACCCGGCCGCTCGATCCCGAGACTGCGGAACTGCTGCGCCGCCTTGCCGGCTCGCACCGCTATCGGATTGCGATCGACCTGCCGAGCGGGATCGAGAGCGACAGCGGCCGGGCGCTGAACGACGGGCTGCCGAGCTACGATCTGACCCTCGCGCTGGGCGCGTGGAAGTTCGCCCATTGGACGATGCCCGCCGCGGCCTCGATGGGCGCGCGGCATCTGGTCCCGATCGGGATCGGCGAGGTGCCCGGTGCGGCGCAATTGCTTGGCAGGCCGAAGCTCGCGGCCCCCGCACTCGATGCCCATAAATACACCCGCGGGCTGCTCGCGGTGGTCGCCGGCGCAATGCCCGGCGCGGCCTTGCTGGCGAGCGAAGCGGCGATGCGCGGCGGGGCCGGTTATGTGAAGCTCGCCGCCCATGCGCCGCCCGCGGGAACCCCGGCCGACCTCGTGGTCCAGCCCGATGCGCTGGCCGATACGCGGCTCTCCGCGGTGCTGATCGGCCCCGGCCTCGGGCGCGGGGATTGGGCGCGCGAAAAGCTCGCCGAGGCGATGCGCATGCCGGTGCCGCGGGTGATCGATGCCGATGCGTTGCTGCTGATGCGGACCGATATGCTCGCGAGCCGCTCTGCCGCGCTGGTCGCGACCCCGCATGAGGGGGAGCTGGCCCAGCTCGCCGATGCGTTCGATGTTCATGCCTCGGGCAAGGGCGGGATCGCGCGCAAGCTTGCCCAGCGGGTCGGGATGATCGTGATCGCCAAGGGTTCCGATACGCTGATCGCCGCGCCCGATGGCCGCGTCGCGATTGCCCGGCCGGCGCCGAGCTGGCTCTCGACAGCCGGGACCGGCGATGTCCTCGCCGGGATCGTCGCGAGCCGGCTAGCGACTGGGACGGACGGCTTCGACGCGGCCTGCGAGGCGGTATGGCTCCACGGCGAAGCCGCGCGGCGGGCCGGGCCCGCGCTTACCCCTTCCAGCCTGATCGCGCAGATCCCTGCCGCGCTGGCTGCCTGCCTATGA